Part of the Streptomyces sp. HSG2 genome, TCGATCCGGTCTCCGGACCGGATCGCGGCGTGGTCCTGGGCCGCCGCCGAGGCCAGCAACGCGAAGGCGTCGGCCCCGCGCTCCTCCGCCCCGACCAGGCAGCTCGCCGCCCCATCGCTGAACAGGGCGAACTTCTCCAGCCGCAAAGACTCGTCGGCGATCCGGTCCGCCGTCACCACCAGCACCCACCGGTGACCACCGCCGGCGACCAGGGAGCGCGCCAAGTGCAGAGCGGCCAGCAGGTTGTTGCACCGGTTCAACGTCATCCCGCAGGCGAACGACGTCCGGGTCAGACCCAGGCCGTCGAGGACCGCGCCCAGATAGCCGGCGTGATCGTCGACGAAGTCCGGGAAGGCGCTGGTGCAGACGATCAACGCGTCCACCTCGTCGCGGGACACCCCCGCGGCGTCGAGCGTCTCGTTGCCGCTGGCCACCGCCAACTCCGCCGGGGCCCGTCCGGTGCGGTGGAAGCTGCCCCAACCCCAGGTCGCCGGGGCCACCGGGATCGCGAAGCGCGCGGCGCGTGCCTCCAGGTCCCGTACCGCCGTGTACGGTTCCTCGGTCTCGCCCAGGACGTAGCGGGGCGCGTGGAGGAAGACCGGTGCAGTGCCCATCCTTCCCTCTCTTCCGTCTCGTCCGTCGTTCCGTGCCGGACACGTCGGTCCGTGGCCGACTGTCGGGGGGCGCACCGCCGTTCAGGCGCGGGCGCCCGCGGGCCGCGGAGGCCGGACGATCGCGCGTGCCTCGCCGAGAACCCGGGTTCCGGCGACCGTGACGGTGAGGTCGACGCGGACCAGACCGTCGTCGAGTACGGCGCCGACCGTGCCCCGCACCTCCACGGGGACGCCCGCGGGAGTGTCCGGCACGACCACCGGCCGGGTGAACCGGGTGCGGTAATCGACGACCGCGCCCGGATCGCCCGCCCAGTCGGTGAGGGTGCGCGCGGCGATGGCCATGGTGAGCATCCCGTGGGCGATCACGCCCGGGAGACCGGCCTCGCCGGCCACTCGGGGGCTCCAGTGCACGGGGTTGAAGTCCTCGGAGGCACCGGCGTACCGGACGAGATCGCCCCGGGTCACGTCGACGGTCCTCGACGGGAGTTCGGTGCCGACCGACACCCGCTCAACGTCGTGCGCCATTCAGGCCACCTCCTTCCGCGGCGGGGAGGGATACGAAGGTCATGTGCAGGGTGACGACGTGCTCGCCACCGTCGTCGGCGTCGCCGGCGGCGTCCCCGACATCCGTGACATCGGCGCGGAGCGTGAGCACGTCCTTGCCCCGCAGGTGCTTCGCGCCGGTGATGCTCAGCCGGGTGGTCAGCCTGTCGCCGGCGCGCACGGGGCGCGCGTACACGAATCGCTGGTCGCCGTGGATGAGATAGGTCGGGTCGAAGCCGATCTCCTCGTACGCGAAGACCTCGCCCATCGCCCGAGCCACCACGGCGAACGCCAGGGTCGGCGGGGCGGGCACCGAGGGGTGCCCCAGGTCACGGGCCGCGGTCGGGTCGGTGTAGACGGTGGCGGGGTCGCCCACCGCCTCGGCGAAACGTCGGATCAGGCCCGCTTCCACGGGGTAGGGCCGGGAGGGCGGGTACGACCTGCCCACGCAGCCGGGGTTCAACGCCATGTCGCTGTCGCTCCATCGGGTGACGGGGATCGGGGATTCGGGTGGCGGAAGGGCCGGCGACGCTCAGTCGTCCCAGTGCTCCAGCACCCTGCGGCGCACGTCCTCGGGGTAGGCCTGGTCGAAGGAGCTGTGCCGCAACCGGCCCTCCCCCCAGGCGGGCAGCAGGCCGTCGTGGACGACGCTGGGGCCGCGCATCGCTTGGCGTTCCTGATCGGAGAAGCAGGCCATGAACGGCAGGACCACGCCGTCCCAGGACTGCCGACGATCCCGCGGGTGAAGCCGGGTGGCCAGCGCCCACAACAGGTCCGCCTCGTCGGACGGGTCCACGTCGTCGTCCAGTACGAAGGTCACCGGCATCATGGCGCTGGGCCCGCCGCCGGCGTGGATGACCTCGCCGATCCTGCGGGTGAACTCCTCGGAGTCCACCCCGGGAAGAGCCGAGCGCCAGTCGTCGGGGACGGTGACCACCGTCCAGTGCATCGCGGCCGGGAACGGCATCCACACCGTGGTCACCGGCAGGCCGGCCCGCCGCAGCCCGTGCAGGACCTGCGCCGCCCGACCGGTGCCGGTGACCGTGTGGTACTCGTCGGCCGGCCGGCCCTCCGGGACTATCGGCCAGATCGGGTCGGAACGGTAGGTGATCGCCTCGACCGTGTAGACCGGCTGCAGGGAGGAGTGAGTGGAGGCGTATCCCGCGTACTCCCCGAAGGGGCCCTCCACACTGTCCCGGCCCATCGACAGGTGGCCCTCGACGACCACCTCGGCGTGCGCCGGCACCTCCAGATCGACGGTCTCGCAGGGGACCACGTCCACCGGCGCCCCCTGGAGCGCGCCGATGTACCCGGCCTCGTCCACACCGCGCGGCAGCGGGATGCCGCCCACGAAGGGAATGGTCGGGGCACCTCCCTGCACCAGCGCGTACGGCATCGGCTCGCCACGCTCGGCCCACGCCTGCCAGACCAGCCCGAGATGCTGGGGCGGCACGACGAGCCCCGTCATCCGCCTGCCGTCGAGCATCATGATCCGCGAGATCGACCAGTTGACCCACTCCCCGTCCGGCGTACGGGCGACGATCACCCCCCATGTGTTCAGGTAGCGTCCGCCGTCCTTCTCGTGGATCCGCGGAATCGCGAAACGGTCCAGTGTCGCCTTCTCTCCGAGCAACACGTTCTCCTTGCAGGGCGCCGACTCCCTGGGAACCCTCCGGGGCGGTACCGGGGCGGCGTTCCGGGTGCGGACCAGGTGGTCGACGATCTCGGCCGCCCCGGTCTCCGGCGGCAGGCCCACCGAGAGCGCCAGCCGCGCCAGTCGCATGTCGGGCCGGGAGCCGACACCGACAGGTGCGCCGAACATCCGCATCCCGATCTCGTCCTCGGCGATCCTGGTGAAGAACGGGGCGGCGGAGCGGATCTCGTACGAACGGCGGGTGATCGCGGCGGCCTCCAGGTCGGCGCTCACGGGCCTGGTGACCCTCCGCAGGTCACCGAGCGCCTCCAGCGCGTCGATGTAGTCACGCAGGTCGGTGAAGCGCCTCACGCGCGTCGCCCTCCTCGGTCACGGTCGTGGAACGTGTGTCGTGCCGGCCGGGGGCCGGAATCGGGGCGCGACCCGGACGCCGCCCGGGTCGCGCCCCTGGGCGAATCCGTCGCGGACGCGCGCCCCGCGGAACGCGCGTACCGCCTCTCGCCCCTTGGTCAGGACTTCAGGCACGCGCGGAAGCGACAGACGTCGTCCCCCTCGCGCATGCACCCCACCACCTCGTCGGACGCCCGGACGCCGATGCCCTCGAACCAGCCCGCGCGGAGGTCCGCACAGGGGCACCGGTATCCGTCCAGCGAGCGACTGGCCTTGAGCATCCGCAGCGCGAAGTGCTCGCTGACGACGGTCTCCCAGCCGTCGTCGTCGAAGGCGGTGGAGTCCAACCGGACCATCTCCCGGGTGAACATCAGCCGTGCCAGCGCCTCCAGAGCCCCGGCGACCTCGCGCGGGCCGGGGTCGTCGCCCACCGGGTGCCGCCGGGTGTGAACGGCCGCGATCCGCCGGGCCACGAACCGCATCACCTCGGCGTTCAGCTCGTTGGCCGCCTCCTGCCCGAAGCGGTTCTTCACCGCCTGATACCAGCGCGCGTCGTGCAGCCACCAGCCTTGACGCAGGAGGGCGATCTCCTCGTCCGCCGGGACCTCCCCCCGTTCGCGTCCGGTCACGACGGGGCTCCGGTGAGAAGCAGAGCCTCGGCCCGGTCCACCAGGTCCTCACGGGTGGCGAGCTCCACGAGGACGAGCAGGACGTCCCGGGCGTCGCCATCCTCGATCAACAGACCGGCCAGGTCCCGTCCGTCCTCCAGGGAGTCGCCGGCCGGACTGACGCAGACGACCGCTCCTCCAAGGTTCCAGCGGGCCGACACCACCCCGAGCACGGCGCTGGGGACCGACTGGTAGAAGAGCAGTGGCGATGCCTTGGTGCCCCGGTCGACGGAGTCCACCACGGCCGCCTCGGTCGCCATGTCGCCAAGTCGGGAGACCATCACCACGGCGGTCCCCTCGGCCCTGTCGTCAGGGACCGGTGGCCGCTCGTGCCATGCGGCCAGGCACCGGTCCGCGACATGCGCGATGATCGGAGCGAACGGGGACGCGGTGAAGCCCGGCAGGCTCGGCGGCCGGTCGTCGTCGGCCGCGGACCACGTGGCCCGTGCCAGTACCGTCAGCGGTTCGGACCGGTCAGGCGTCGGGTCGGCTGTCGTCCTCACGCGGCGCTCACCACCAGAGCGGTGTTCGCGCCCCCGAAGGCGGCGTTGAGACTGAGCACGTGGCGCGCCTCCACCGGTCGCGGGGTGTCGAGGACGAGGTCGAGGCGGCAGTCCGGGTCGGGGCCCAGCCAACCGGAGTTGACGGGCAGCGAACCGAGTTCCAGGGCCAGCAGACAGATCACGAACTCCACCATTCCGGCCGCCTGGAGAGCGTGCCCGTGCATCGACTTGGTGGAACTGACCGGAACGCTCTCGGCGTGCTCCCCGAGCGCGCGGTGCAGCGCGGCGGTCTCGGCGGAGTCGTTGGACGGCGTGCCGGTCCCGTGCGCGTTGACGTAGTCCAGCGCCCGCGGGGGCAGACCGGCCCGGTCCAGGGCCCGGGCGATGGCACGCGCCATTCCGATGCCCCGCGGGTGCGGCCGGCACACGTGGTGGGCGTCGCCCGCCATGCCCCAGCCCGTCAGCAGGCCCAACGGACGTCTCCCCGGTCGGAGCGCGGCGGCCTCCAACACGACCACTCCCGCGCCGTCGCCCAGCAACAGGCCTCGCCGGCCCGAGCTGAACGGCCGCAGTCGGCCGTCGTCCGCCATCGCCTTGCCCGCGTCGAAGGTGGTGAAGGACTCCGCGTCGACCAGGTGCCCGGCCGCCACCACGACCCGGTCGTGTCGGCCCGAGGCGATCGAGGACGCCGCTTCGGCGAGGGCGTTGCCGGCCGCAACGCAGGCGTTGATGTAGGTGCGTCCGGCCCCGCCAAGTCCCAGCTCGCGCGAGAGCGCCGTGGCGGTGCCGCTGATCGGTCGCGACTCCTGTTCCGCGCGTGGCAGTCGGGAGATCGCCGGATCGGCGTGCCGGGCCATGACCAGCGGCGCCTCCGCGCGTTCCGCCGCGGAGAGACCGGCCTGGGTCAGGGCCTCCTCGGCGAGCGCGAGCAGTTCGTCGTCGAGGTTCGTGGCGGGGTCGCACTGGGCGGCGACGCCGACCCGGTACCTGCCGGTGTCGAAGCGGGTGACGGGCACGAAGGCGGGTTCGCCCGACCAGACGCCTTCGCGCAGTGCCTCGACACCCCGGCCGTAGCCGGTCGTCACCGCGGCTCCTGCGACGGCGACCGCCCTGCCGGTCCGGTCCGGTTTCCACTCGTGGTTCACCTGAGGCCTCCGCTTGGCTGCGTCGAGGTCGGCCGAGGGGACGGGAAAGCCGTCCAAGACCGTGGTCGCCCGTGAATCGGCGGGTGACGATCGGGTTCTCTTTCCGCGCGATGCGCGCACTCCGCGGCCCGGGTCGCACCGGGTCGGCGAGACCGGGCGGTTCTCGTCGCCGCGGCGTAGGTTCC contains:
- a CDS encoding 3-oxoacyl-ACP synthase, with the translated sequence MGTAPVFLHAPRYVLGETEEPYTAVRDLEARAARFAIPVAPATWGWGSFHRTGRAPAELAVASGNETLDAAGVSRDEVDALIVCTSAFPDFVDDHAGYLGAVLDGLGLTRTSFACGMTLNRCNNLLAALHLARSLVAGGGHRWVLVVTADRIADESLRLEKFALFSDGAASCLVGAEERGADAFALLASAAAQDHAAIRSGDRIDARLAVAVNEELEVVAGIPREKITAVLPANLVRPLVLMKERQAGFAAHQVRLGDVERLGHCFAADPVINLADLSASGEAVAGGLYLLASSVPGARHGVLLRRAS
- a CDS encoding MaoC family dehydratase N-terminal domain-containing protein; translation: MALNPGCVGRSYPPSRPYPVEAGLIRRFAEAVGDPATVYTDPTAARDLGHPSVPAPPTLAFAVVARAMGEVFAYEEIGFDPTYLIHGDQRFVYARPVRAGDRLTTRLSITGAKHLRGKDVLTLRADVTDVGDAAGDADDGGEHVVTLHMTFVSLPAAEGGGLNGARR
- a CDS encoding UbiD family decarboxylase, encoding MRRFTDLRDYIDALEALGDLRRVTRPVSADLEAAAITRRSYEIRSAAPFFTRIAEDEIGMRMFGAPVGVGSRPDMRLARLALSVGLPPETGAAEIVDHLVRTRNAAPVPPRRVPRESAPCKENVLLGEKATLDRFAIPRIHEKDGGRYLNTWGVIVARTPDGEWVNWSISRIMMLDGRRMTGLVVPPQHLGLVWQAWAERGEPMPYALVQGGAPTIPFVGGIPLPRGVDEAGYIGALQGAPVDVVPCETVDLEVPAHAEVVVEGHLSMGRDSVEGPFGEYAGYASTHSSLQPVYTVEAITYRSDPIWPIVPEGRPADEYHTVTGTGRAAQVLHGLRRAGLPVTTVWMPFPAAMHWTVVTVPDDWRSALPGVDSEEFTRRIGEVIHAGGGPSAMMPVTFVLDDDVDPSDEADLLWALATRLHPRDRRQSWDGVVLPFMACFSDQERQAMRGPSVVHDGLLPAWGEGRLRHSSFDQAYPEDVRRRVLEHWDD
- a CDS encoding beta-ketoacyl synthase chain length factor, whose protein sequence is MRTTADPTPDRSEPLTVLARATWSAADDDRPPSLPGFTASPFAPIIAHVADRCLAAWHERPPVPDDRAEGTAVVMVSRLGDMATEAAVVDSVDRGTKASPLLFYQSVPSAVLGVVSARWNLGGAVVCVSPAGDSLEDGRDLAGLLIEDGDARDVLLVLVELATREDLVDRAEALLLTGAPS
- a CDS encoding beta-ketoacyl synthase N-terminal-like domain-containing protein, whose translation is MNHEWKPDRTGRAVAVAGAAVTTGYGRGVEALREGVWSGEPAFVPVTRFDTGRYRVGVAAQCDPATNLDDELLALAEEALTQAGLSAAERAEAPLVMARHADPAISRLPRAEQESRPISGTATALSRELGLGGAGRTYINACVAAGNALAEAASSIASGRHDRVVVAAGHLVDAESFTTFDAGKAMADDGRLRPFSSGRRGLLLGDGAGVVVLEAAALRPGRRPLGLLTGWGMAGDAHHVCRPHPRGIGMARAIARALDRAGLPPRALDYVNAHGTGTPSNDSAETAALHRALGEHAESVPVSSTKSMHGHALQAAGMVEFVICLLALELGSLPVNSGWLGPDPDCRLDLVLDTPRPVEARHVLSLNAAFGGANTALVVSAA
- a CDS encoding MaoC family dehydratase; the encoded protein is MAHDVERVSVGTELPSRTVDVTRGDLVRYAGASEDFNPVHWSPRVAGEAGLPGVIAHGMLTMAIAARTLTDWAGDPGAVVDYRTRFTRPVVVPDTPAGVPVEVRGTVGAVLDDGLVRVDLTVTVAGTRVLGEARAIVRPPRPAGARA